The sequence below is a genomic window from Candidatus Poribacteria bacterium.
GTATACGAAACCCGATACCAAATGTCAATACTTTTAGAATGTAAACACTACCTAATGACGCAAAGAATAATTTGAAAAGTTGTAAGACGCTGCTGCCCATCAATGACATCATAGATTTCTAAATCACCTGGATCGTCTTGTAGGCGTGTCACAATGATGCCGGTAAAAAGCCCATTAGATGACCTATGTTTAACATCGATCCAGAGGTTATCCCAATTCTTTCGATTCCAAACGTAACGCCGTTGATAAATAGGAATTTTATATTGCTTCCTACTTCCTGAGAATAATATATCTACAGTCTGGGCTTCGTCTTTTATCTCCACTTCTAAATTCTCCTAATTCATTTTCAAGTTTCGGTGATCAACTTCAAAGCAATGATATATTAAAGTTACCACATTTTCAATCTTTATACAAGTTAAATTTTTTGAGCAAAATTACGAATCGACATGAATCATTAATATTTATCCACTATTTGTATCTTCAATCTCAGTTAAATCCTCAACCTCAGCGATATCCGCTAACATTCGAGAATACTTGCGTAACTCCTCCTGCAGCGCGGTGAGTTCTTGGCGGAAAACGGCACGTTCCGTTTCGTCCTCAAGGTCGCCTGCCAGACTTTTCCGATGCCACTTTGCAGTAAATGGGCGAACAACTTGATTAAGAACAACAATCGCGATTTTTGTGAAGTTAATACACTCTGGCCCGTATTCTCTGATAACTTCTCTCGTGGTTACAAACAGTGAATAGACGCTATCTAAGGCCGTTTTTTCATCGCCATATTCAACGGGTAACGGTTGTGCGGTAATCCGTGTTAACAATTCGATATAGAGTGCCCATGCAGCGTTTTTGTCAGCTGCTTTTGGGGTCCACTCCATTTGTAGGAAAGGAGGTGTGATCTTCAGAGAAGTCATTCCCCATTTTTCAACCCAATTTGAGAATTTCATTTTTGCCAACTATCTCCAGTACGGTTTTTGCCAAACAGCGGATCGGAATTGTGGGGATTAAGATTCTTCTGTTTTCTCCGCTTGAAGGCCTTATGTATCCACGCCTGTACGTGCTGAGGGTTAGATATCCAAGTGTACAACTTTGCAAAACCACATTCTACATTACGATACAGACGTGGAGGCATGATGTAAGGATTGGGTTCAGCCTTACCATAATCGGGATGGGTAGGTAAGAAAATACCGATAAGTCCAGAACGGTCACTCGCTTTTGTGTGACTGATGCTCGCCGATATTTCCCAATCTACGTGTTTTCTTTTCCACGTTTCTGTACCAATCAAAACCACCGTCACCGTCGAATCTTGGAGGTAATCGTCCCGGATTATTTGACGGACAGTTTCTGTCTTGGTGTTGGGATCGATATCATCATCTTGGACGGATCTCGACTCCATGATGTCGTGAACCTCTGAAAATAATTCGCCAAACAGATCTTTATACTTTTGATCGTTCTTATGATGATAACTTACGAAAACCTTATGGCGATGAGACATATAGAATCTCCCCTTTTTAAAAGTATACACATAATGCCCGGTTAGAAGAAAAAAGGAAATGGGACCGCGCTACGACACATATAATGTCCGGAGGGCTAATCGATCGATGCTTCAATAATGAGATCCCGTTCCAATACAACGGTTCGCCTGACAAAATCAATCTGTAGGCGATATTCCCGTAGCAAATGGGTCCCTATAAGAATCTCACCATTGGCCACGAAAGTTGCTCTTGCTTGAACGATCTGGCCATCAAACTGGAAATCGACCAAATAAACGTCCTCCTCAATTGTTTGTCCGCCAGCTAATGAAGAAGTCACTTTTCCGACATATTCAGGTTTCAAAACACTTCGTAGGGCTTCAGGCAATTCCAGATCTCCATTAAAACCTGTGTCAATCGTCGCTGCCCACTCTTGTCCGGCGATAAAGAGGGTGATCATTGGTACGCCTCTATTCGACACCGTACCATGTATCATTGATGCCCGCCCTTCCGAAAATAGGCTTTAAAGCCGACGAGTTCAAAGAAAAGGGGAGAAGTCATTCCTTCAGCTCGCCGATGTTTCACGATCTCCGAAATGGAGTCTCCGAACCAAATCCGCCCGCTTTTTGGATCGATGCCGGCGGTCTGTCCAATCCGTTCAGTAATATCGTGCTGTTTCTGGTATTCCGCCCAGAGGCGTTTGGCATTGCGTGAATCGGCTTCTGTCCAATTTGCGGGGTTCATTGTTGATTTCTCCGTTCTGCTGCAGATATGGCTTGAAACTGGTGCTTTTGTGCGCCGATCGCTTGCGGCATTCTGACTAAAAGGTACTATGAAAACTTTGCTTGTGTCAAATTGATTTTGCAATTTGTTGAAATTTTGATCGATCACATGCTATAATCTAACAGTAAGAACTCGAAGTTCGTCAAACGAATTCACGGAGGCACGCATGTCATCTCTCGCAGCAGAAACCATCTTTACCCCCGAGGAATACCTCGTCTCGGAACGGAAGGCAACACTGAAAAGTGAATATATTAACGGAGAAATACTTGCAATGTCCGGCGCAAGTCTCGCGCATACACTCCTCACAGCAGATATACTCACTGAACTGAATATCCAACTGAGGGGACACAAGTGTCAGGTCATTAGCAACGATATGCGCGTGAAGACCAGCCCGAAAGGTGCCTATTTTTACCCGGATGTCGTCGTTTTCTGTGGTGAACCCGAATTTGAGGATAACGTCTTTGATACGCTTCTTAACCCAATTCTTGTTGTAGAGGTGCTTTCACCGTCGACGGAAATGTATGACAGAGGTGACAAATTTGCGCACTATCAAGAACTTGCATCCCTGCAAGAATACATCCTCGTTTCACAGGACAGAATTCGCGTCGAACAGTATCGCCTTCTCAAGACACAGTGGGTGCAGACCGAGTTTCACGGACATGAAGATGTGCTACTACTCAATTCCATCGGATGTAAACTCCCCTTACAAGACATCTACAGACGCGTTGCATTTTCTGATTGAAGGTTAGGTCCAGCGGTCTAACGCTTCATTAATACGCTCATAAATCCATTCGTCAATCAGTTTACCCGGGAGCATACCGCGTTCCTCAGCAAGTTTTATCAAAACCTCGACATCTTCATCTGTTAGCCAGACGGAGGCTTTGAATTCTTTGCCCTGCTTTAAGAGCATTCCCTCTCGTTGCTGCATCTCTTGGGCTGCGAAGTATTCATGGTCATTGTAGACATCCTCGTATTCTTCAACTTCGGGATCTATGATGTGTTTAAGCATTATAGGTTCCTCCTATCTGAGGGCTTTTTTTGTATCACTGGAATGACGTAACTCCGGATCGTGACACCTTCGACTGTCTCTGTCTCTATCCGGGGCTCTGGGATATCGCGGTGGTCAAAGACGACGTAGTATCCTTCGAGTGCCTTCTCCAACTTGAGATACGCCGCGAGTTGCCTTTTGCCTGCTTGATAACGGTTCTCACCTCTCCAAATCTTGGTCTCAACGATGTATTTTCGTTGGTTGTGGAGGATGCATAAATCTATTCTACCGCGGCCTGTTTGCACTTCAAGGAGCATGTTACCGCCCACTATTTGAACAAACTGGTCAAGATAGGTGAGCAGGAGATGTCTTCCGACAGATTCTTGCGGCGTTTGCGGCACTTGCAGAATCCGGAAACCCGCGCGCGCGATAAAGTTAGAAAAATTATCCAGTAACGGTTGCATGGCAATCTGTCCGGTGTCTGTGAGGTAAGTCTGGAAACCTGTGATGTTGTCTTCAGGGAAGTATACCTCTTCTAACCCGTTCACTGTCGGTTTAAAGGCGCGTAGGATGGAATATAGATAAATCGGGTTGGCGATTTCGCACATGCGGTCCACCCCTTCAGAAATGACACCGTAAGTGGCAAGTTCATTAAGGAGTTCATCGTGTAGATTGAAATCAAGTCCATCCTCGTATGCTGTAATTCGCATGAGAATTTTTTCAAAGCGCGGGTCCTTGCGCATATTGGTTGTCAAATGCTCTATGTTAGTGTTTCTGCCTCGCAGCAGTTGGGTGTGTGCTGTCGTAAAGTGCGACATAGTAATCGGTTGGGTTTTCGGGATGTCCATCTCTTCTGTGAGTATCTGCGCAAGACGGTTGACAAGTACGGGTTGCCCCCCAGTTTGTTTGTAGATAGATGTAATAACTTCGGGGGCGAAGGCTTGTCCGACTTCAGTTGTATATTGTCCAAGGAGTTCTTCTACCTCTTCACGTGTGAAATTTGGCAAATCAAACTCGTCTTGGATGTTGAATGGCGAGATGGAGCGATCATAGTTGAGTTGGGTAATACTCTTAACACCGATGATGCTGACGCTGTGTGGGCATCGCGGTTTACCGGCAATGTAGATATGGCGAAGGGTGTGAAGAAAATCGCTCAGAACTGCTTGAGGAATACCATCAAATTCGTCGATAACAATGACAACCTTCTGTTCGCCAGACTCGGCGTTCAGAAAACTTGCGAGTTCCCTAAAGAATTCCAACATTGAAAGATGATCGGTGAGTGTTGTGTTTGCCAAGAATTGTGCTAAATTTTCGGAAAGTGTAGCACCGCGCTTTTGACAGAGCTGCTCAATGCTCTGGCGAATCTGCTGGTAGAGATGTTCATAGAAAGCCGGAGATGAGAGATTTTTATACACATCAAAATTCAGCGGAATTGGAAAGTAGGTTGGTGCTTCTGTTATGAGTTTATCGAAGGCCTGCTGGAAAAAGGTCGTTTTACCTGTTTGACGCGGCGCGAAAATAACGATATATCGACCCTCTTTGATGCGGCTGATGAAATCGTTAATCTTCTCTGTGCGTCGGACGAAGTAGTTTTCCGATGGATGCACGGGACCTTGGGTGCCAAAACGTCTCATTTCTCTTCCCTCAGCAGTGTGTTCTCTTATATCTTTCTTTTCCATTTTATGCTAAAGGATACCATGAAAACGCTGTCTGTGTCAAATTGATTTCTCGGCTTTTAGAGCGGGTGGATTTACGTAAAACTTTCAGGACAGACACGCATTTAGAGTCTATACTGACATTGAGAGGCTGCTCCCGAGGAAAGTGCAATGAATTGCGCAACTACGAACCAAAGACTGCAAGAAAATGCGTAAACGACAGAAGTCCTAAATTTATAAAGCGGGTGAGGCATAAAGACCTCACCCGATAGCAGTTAGATTACGCTTTCCGGAAGACGAACGCTCCATCTTCAAAATCAACGGCAATTGTGTCGCCATCGTGGAAAATGCCCTCCAGCATCTGGATCGCTAACGGGTTCAGAATATCCCGCTGGATGGTTCGTCGGAGCGGACGTGCCCCGTAAACTGGATCGAATCCGCGTTTCACCAGTGCTTCTTTGGCAGATTCAGAAAGCGTCAGTGCCATCTCCTTCTCCGAGAAACGGTGACTGAGTTGCGTGAGTTCAAGCGCGACAATCCGTTTCAATTCTTCGATACCGAGACGGTCAAAGATAATCAGATCGTCAATACGGTTCAGAAATTCAGGTGGGAAATGCGCTTGGACCGCGTCCATCACCTTCCGACGCATCTCTTTTGTGTCCAACAGTGCGTCGCTAATCCACTGGCTCCCGATGTTAGAGGTCATGATGACAACCGTGTTCTTGAAGTCGACAGTGCGTCCTTGTCCGTCCGTCATTCTACCGTCATCAAGCATCTGAAGCAAAACATTGAATACCTCCGGGTGTGCCTTCTCAACTTCATCGAGC
It includes:
- a CDS encoding DUF262 domain-containing protein, translated to MEIKDEAQTVDILFSGSRKQYKIPIYQRRYVWNRKNWDNLWIDVKHRSSNGLFTGIIVTRLQDDPGDLEIYDVIDGQQRLTTFQIILCVIR
- a CDS encoding Uma2 family endonuclease; the encoded protein is MSSLAAETIFTPEEYLVSERKATLKSEYINGEILAMSGASLAHTLLTADILTELNIQLRGHKCQVISNDMRVKTSPKGAYFYPDVVVFCGEPEFEDNVFDTLLNPILVVEVLSPSTEMYDRGDKFAHYQELASLQEYILVSQDRIRVEQYRLLKTQWVQTEFHGHEDVLLLNSIGCKLPLQDIYRRVAFSD
- a CDS encoding AAA family ATPase — encoded protein: MEKKDIREHTAEGREMRRFGTQGPVHPSENYFVRRTEKINDFISRIKEGRYIVIFAPRQTGKTTFFQQAFDKLITEAPTYFPIPLNFDVYKNLSSPAFYEHLYQQIRQSIEQLCQKRGATLSENLAQFLANTTLTDHLSMLEFFRELASFLNAESGEQKVVIVIDEFDGIPQAVLSDFLHTLRHIYIAGKPRCPHSVSIIGVKSITQLNYDRSISPFNIQDEFDLPNFTREEVEELLGQYTTEVGQAFAPEVITSIYKQTGGQPVLVNRLAQILTEEMDIPKTQPITMSHFTTAHTQLLRGRNTNIEHLTTNMRKDPRFEKILMRITAYEDGLDFNLHDELLNELATYGVISEGVDRMCEIANPIYLYSILRAFKPTVNGLEEVYFPEDNITGFQTYLTDTGQIAMQPLLDNFSNFIARAGFRILQVPQTPQESVGRHLLLTYLDQFVQIVGGNMLLEVQTGRGRIDLCILHNQRKYIVETKIWRGENRYQAGKRQLAAYLKLEKALEGYYVVFDHRDIPEPRIETETVEGVTIRSYVIPVIQKKPSDRRNL